In Primulina eburnea isolate SZY01 chromosome 3, ASM2296580v1, whole genome shotgun sequence, one DNA window encodes the following:
- the LOC140827845 gene encoding putative inactive disease susceptibility protein LOV1, translating into MDVYIAIYAIQSLLNELLEEDLKNLTKLQGRIELIQTNLSKLMSILEIAESGQESDEGTRKWVGETRQAVYEIKFLLDSSRKEGSVFKRSHSFKDVGSRIKVVEDKITALESDSRVRHIEPRQLRIQKQRRTQLHQAVPDFVGLEKDLEALVKRLVGDDRVQDSQVVCLIGETGVGKTTLAKRIYYHEEIKNHFQAFAWIYVSQQWKLEDVLQWILFNLEPEKGKKPDRVFKAHELVNELFGVQQRKRCLIVLDGLWSNGFWDLLRPAFPTKQNRSKVLITTRSVEIAIHIDQTHVGCYLYEQRRLNEKESWELLKKKIGHRLNIAGEYGEYDDEDENDDGASSIQSFETCASLEEEDDSTDFPDISTPEDGIQDPKNQLEVERVGKEIVDRCAGLPQAIVLLGGILTTKSTITEWKMVHQNLDSYSRRGRSSQEKAGIRDVLSLSYHDLPYQLKPCFLYMGNFPDDYKISTRKLYFLWAAEGFLPSESTGGKNQESIADTGESYLGELAQRCMVKVVVDELTGRFKTCQLHDFTRELCLLKGKDENFLNRVPFSHETNSISSPSSSPTVASIRNAHRLSIAVEYDFNNCFPTAKLEHIRSALFFSRLSDRRNLQPTLELLCNESKLLKVLSLERFDFGRKLSKAIGDLVHLRYLSLRGSKFHELPHSIGNLKYLQTLDLRLPFSICLTIPNVIRNLNQLRHLYLPPSHTSAEKLQLSHLCKLKILKNFDTRVSDYRDIFKLTALQKLSAVIELETEKLQAVCIYLSLNSTRLRDSSLRVRHFFQSERELNLLKQLVGCGTLRKLDLIGTINKLPEHGLFTRSLVKLTLRNSMLKENPMATLEKLPNLHSLSLRKNAVETNELHCTSQGFPQLRILEIQGQRSVENWTVEEGAMPKLRSLKIDECVNLKMVPEGIRYIATLRELVIANMPDSFKNRVQVVQEEVGESSARTERNLSVKMFETSPDYTTQLEHRSPGSTSAVLRSFSPKILPKEWENA; encoded by the exons ATGGATGTATACATAGCAATTTATGCTATCCAAAGCCTTCTTAATGAGCTGCTAGAGGAAGATTTAAAAAACTTGACAAAACTACAAGGTCGAATCGAGCTTATTCAGACGAATCTGTCCAAGTTAATGTCCATTTTGGAGATTGCGGAATCCGGTCAAGAATCAGACGAAGGAACCCGAAAATGGGTTGGAGAGACAAGACAAGCTGTGTATGAAATAAAATTCTTACTTGATTCATCAAGAAAAGAAGGAAGCGTTTTCAAAAGAAGCCACAGTTTCAAGGATGTTGGGTCAAGGATCAAGGTTGTTGAGGATAAGATCACTGCCCTTGAATCAGATTCACGAGTTCGACATATAGAACCGAGGCAGCTGCGAATCCAGAAGCAGAGGAGAACACAGTTGCATCAGGCAGTGCCGGATTTTGTCGGCCTTGAGAAGGATTTGGAGGCGTTAGTGAAGCGTCTGGTGGGAGATGATAGAGTTCAGGATTCGCAAGTCGTGTGCCTTATTGGGGAGACTGGTGTTGGTAAGACGACCCTGGCGAAAAGGATTTACTATCATGAAGAAATCAAGAATCATTTCCAAGCTTTTGCTTGGATCTATGTATCTCAGCAATGGAAGCTGGAGGATGTCCTGCAATGGATTTTATTCAATCTCGAGCCGGAGAAGGGGAAGAAACCCGATAGAGTATTTAAAGCTCACGAGCTGGTTAACGAGCTTTTCGGCGTTCAACAAAGGAAACGATGCCTTATCGTGCTTGACGGTTTATGGTCTAATGGATTCTGGGATTTACTCAGACCGGCCTTTCCGACCAAACAAAACCGAAGCAAAGTTCTGATCACAACACGTAGTGTAGAAATCGCTATTCACATCGATCAAACTCACGTGGGATGTTATCTCTACGAGCAAAGGCGTTTAAACGAAAAAGAGAGTTGGGAGCTACTTAAGAAGAAAATCGGCCACAGACTTAACATTGCAG GAGAATACGGTGAGTATGACGATGAGGATGAGAATGACGATGGAGCCTCAAGTATACAAAGCTTTGAGACATGCGCGTCTCTGGAGGAAGAGGACGACTCCACTGATTTTCCTGATATATCTACTCCAGAAGACGGTATTCAAG ACCCAAAAAATCAGCTAGAGGTGGAGAGAGTAGGAAAGGAGATTGTTGATCGGTGTGCAGGGCTGCCACAAGCTATCGTGCTGCTCGGGGGAATCCTAACGACGAAGTCTACAATAACGGAATGGAAAATGGTGCATCAAAACTTGGATTCATATTCCAGAAGAGGAAGGAGCTCTCAAGAAAAAGCAGGAATACGTGATGTTTTATCACTGAGTTATCATGACCTACCATATCAGCTCAAGCCATGCTTCTTGTATATGGGAAACTTTCCCGATGAttataaaatttccactcggaAACTCTACTTTTTGTGGGCTGCTGAAGGCTTTTTACCATCTGAATCAACAGGTGGCAAGAATCAAGAATCGATCGCGGACACAGGGGAGAGTTACTTAGGTGAACTAGCTCAAAGGTGCATGGTTAAGGTGGTGGTGGACGAGTTAACTGGACGATTCAAGACTTGTCAGCTTCACGACTTCACGAGGGAGTTATGCCTTTTAAAGGGCAAGGATGAAAATTTCTTGAATAGGGTTCCTTTTAGCCATGAAACAAATTCGATAAGTTCCCCATCTTCGTCACCTACTGTTGCATCCATCCGTAATGCGCACAGACTTTCCATTGCAGTAGAATATGATTTCAACAATTGTTTTCCTACTGCGAAGCTCGAGCACATCAGGTCAGCATTGTTCTTTTCCAGGCTTAGTGACAGAAGAAATCTTCAGCCTACACTTGAATTGCTATGCAATGAATCTAAACTTCTAAAAGTGTTGAGCCTCGAAAGGTTCGATTTTGGCAGAAAACTATCCAAGGCTATTGGGGATTTGGTCCACCTAAGGTACCTGAGTTTAAGAGGTTCAAAGTTTCATGAACTGCCACATTCCATAGGAAATCTGAAATACTTGCAAACGCTTGATTTACGGTTACCATTTTCCATATGTTTAACAATTCCCAATGTCATACGGAACCTGAATCAGTTGAGACACCTGTATCTCCCTCCATCACACACAAGTGCAGAGAAGTTGCAGCTAAGTCATTTATGCAAATTGAAAATCCTTAAAAACTTCGATACACGTGTCTCAGACTACAGGGATATCTTCAAACTAACCGCGCTTCAGAAACTGTCTGCAGTAATAGAACTGGAAACCGAGAAACTTCAGGCAGTGTGTATATACCTAAGTTTGAATTCTACTCGTCTAAGAGACTCCTCTTTACGTGTCCGCCACTTCTTCCAGTCCGAAAGAGAGTTGAATCTCCTGAAGCAACTTGTGGGGTGCGGTACTCTTCGTAAActagatttgattggtactataAATAAACTACCCGAACATGGCTTATTCACTCGAAGCCTTGTCAAATTAACCCTGAGAAACAGCATGCTCAAAGAAAATCCAATGGCTACACTGGAGAAGCTGCCTAATCTGCATTCCCTTTCGCTACGTAAGAATGCAGTCGAGACAAATGAGCTTCATTGTACTTCTCAGGGTTTCCCACAACtaagaattcttgaaattcaAGGGCAGAGAAGTGTAGAAAATTGGACAGTAGAGGAAGGAGCAATGCCTAAACTTCGAAGTCTGAAAATTGATGAATGTGTCAATTTGAAAATGGTTCCTGAAGGAATTAGATATATTGCAACATTGAGGGAATTGGTGATTGCTAACATGCCTGATTCCTTCAAGAACAGGGTTCAGGTGGTCCAGGAAGAAGTAGGCGAGTCTTCTGCTAGAACTGAACGTAACTTGTCAGTCAAAATGTTCGAGACCAGCCCAGATTACACGACACAACTGGAACATCGGTCACCAG GAAGCACTTCTGCTGTTCTAAGAAGTTTTTCTCCGAAAATATTGCCTAAGGAATGGgagaatgcataa
- the LOC140827457 gene encoding uncharacterized protein: MPRSSRTGELEYNPEIEKRAKRLRKESRLRREKQPSSSSPYLDVSLDSDDTEKESDIDLDIERSESDQEEMAGQAQRTLRELANPNVIQQPLCIQFPTTDATFELKSGLIHLLPTFRGLAGEDPHKHLKEFHIVCTAMKSQGITEEQISLRAFPFSLADKAKDWLYYLPSGSITTWDNMKQQFLEKFFPASRATNIRKEICGIRQLQGETLYEYWERFKQLCASCPQHQIPEQLLVQYFYEGLSLFDRNMIDAASGGALVNKTPQEARALISNMAANAQQFGTRQDNPPRQVNEVSVTPIDQKLDSLTSLLEKLVVGQVQQAKAGGTCAMVGHSTDTSPTLQEDPKQQVNAIGGFPGQPQHRYDPYSNNYNLRWKDHPNFSYRNQGGQQGYPQQFFHKYPSPAQASNSGMSLDEIVKALAENTQKFQQETRASIQNLSTQVEQLATSIHKLEAKNLGNIPSQTVVIPRENVSAITLRNCKELDAQEIGVQASIKQNEENEIKVEDKIINQDDAPKGKFSPLFEYKPIPPFPLALNRKCESIKELNDTLCRGEVKIPSLDVIKPVPHCAKILKELCTTKKWHKLKGCKKEKIGEHVSAVIQKTIPIKCSDLGMFSIPCTIGDIRLEKAMLDLGASINVMPYSVYNYLELGPLTETGIVIQLADRSTVYPRGVIEDVLVKVENLGFPADFYVLDMENDDLNSQILLGRPFLKTSKSVINVNSGTITMEFDGEIAKFNIYDTMKYPLSESTIITLYIANHLSQENSKFVDKNDLEEIIERHVENSNTIFSLSASQISKIAQKLPPD; encoded by the coding sequence ATGCCTCGTTCTTCTCGTACAGGTGAACTCGAATACAATCCAGAAATCGAGAAGAGAGCTAAGAGATTGAGAAAAGAATCAAGATTAAGACGTGAAAAGcaaccatcatcatcatctcctTATTTGGACGTATCATTGGACTCAGACGATACAGAAAAAGAATCTGACATTGATCTTGATATTGAAAGAAGTGAAAGTGACCAAGAAGAAATGGCAGGACAAGCTCAAAGAACACTCAGGGAGTTAGCTAACCCtaatgttattcaacaaccatTATGCATTCAATTCCCTACTACTGATGCTACTTTTGAATTAAAATCTGGCTTGATTCATTTATTGCCTACTTTTCGTGGTCTTGCAGGTGAAGATCCCCATAAACatctgaaagagtttcatattgTTTGCACAGCCATGAAATCGCAAGGGATCACAGAGGAACAAATTTCACTGCGAGCTTTTCCATTTTCTCTAGCCGACAAGGCTAAGGATTGGCTCTACTATTTACCTTCTGGATCCATAACAACTTGGGACAAtatgaaacaacaatttttggagAAGTTCTTCCCAGCTTCGCGAGCAACCAACATCAGGAAGGAAATTTGTGGGATTAGACAGTTACAAGGAGAGACATTATATGAATATTGGGAGAGATTTAAGCAGTTATGTGCCAGTTGCCCTCAACATCAGATTCCAGAACAGCTCCTAGTCCAATATTTCTACGAGGGTCTCTCACTTTTTGATAGGAACATGATTGATGCTGCAAGTGGAGGTGCATTGGTAAACAAAACGCCTCAAGAGGCACGAGCTCTAATCTCCAACATGGCCGCCAATGCACAACAGTTTGGAACTAGACAAGATAACCCTCCACGACAAGTCAATGAGGTAAGTGTTACTCCTATCGATCAAAAGTTAGATTCTTTGACATCTCTTTTGGAAAAGTTGGTTGTAGGGCAGGTACAACAGGCCAAAGCTGGTGGCACATGTGCGATGGTTGGACATTCGACGGACACGTCCCCTACATTACAAGAAGATCCAAAGCAGCAGGTTAATGCAATCGGTGGATTTCCTGGACAGCCTCAACACCGGTATGATCCATATTCTAATAACTACAATCTAAGATGGAAAGATCACCCAAATTTCAGCTACAGGAATCAAGGAGGTCAACAAGGATATCCACAACAATTTTTTCACAAATATCCATCACCTGCGCAAGCCTCTAACTCAGGTATGTCCCTAGATGAAATTGTGAAGGCCTTAGCTGAGAACACTCAAAAATTTCAACAGGAAACGAGGGCTAGCATTCAGAATTTGAGCACTCAAGTGGAACAGTTGGCGACTTCAATTCACAAGTTGGAAGCAAAAAATTTAGGTAATATACCTTCTCAGACAGTGGTGATTCCAAGAGAGAATGTGAGTGCAATTACTTTGAGAAATTGTAAAGAACTGGATGCTCAAGAAATTGGTGTACAAGCATCAATTAAGCAAAATGAAGAGAATGAGATAAAGGTTGAggataaaataatcaatcaaGATGATGCTCCGAAAGGTAAGTTTTCTCCTCTATTTGAGTATAAACCTATTCCCCCATTCCCTCTTGCATTGAACAGGAAATGTGAAAGTATTAAGGAGTTGAATGACACTCTTTGTAGAGGCGAGGTAAAAATTCCTTCATTAGATGTTATTAAACCAGTGCCTCATTGTGCTAAAATTTTAAAGGAATTGTGTACTACAAAAAAGTGGCATAAGTTGAAGGGGTGTAAAAAGGAAAAGATAGGAGAACATGTTTCTGCTGTTATTCAAAAAACTATTCCTATCAAATGCAGTGATCTAGGTATGTTTTCTATCCCTTGTACTATTGGCGATATTAGACTTGAAAAGGCTATGTTGGATTTAGGTGCTTCTATCAATGTCATGCCTTATTCTGTTTATAATTATTTAGAACTTGGACCTCTGACTGAAACCGGCATTGTGATTCAATTGGCTGATAGGTCCACTGTTTATCCTAGAGGTGTAATTGAAGATGTTCTTGTGAAAGTTGAAAATTTGGGTTTTCCTGCTGACTTTTATGTGCTTGACATGGAAAATGATGATTTAAACAGTCAAATTTTGCTAGGAAGACCATTTTTGAAAACTTCAAAATCTGTCATAAATGTTAATAGTGGTACCATTACTATGGAATTTGATGGTGAGATTGCAAAGTTTAATATTTATGATACCATGAAATATCCTCTTAGTGAAAGCACTATTATTACTCTTTATATCGCTAATCacttgtcacaagaaaattcaaaatttgtgGATAAGAATGATTTAGAGGAGATTATTGAAAGACATGTTGAAAATTCTAATACTATATTTTCTCTCTCTGCTTCACAGATATCTAAAATTGCGCAAAAACTTCCTCCAGATTGA
- the LOC140827846 gene encoding protein unc-13 homolog, translating into MPCDSDMDSDSSSDLIYPFGKLDGVFSEDFLEAAGEIFFTACRSSPGFGGRSAATKHNPSADNGADGIGSGPGSPVKWSGVGMAVTSRLKRALGLKMVKKSPPSRRASMCGSNPSSGMVFTEAQAARARRPMTAAEVMRRQLRMTEESDNRLRKTITRTLVGKTSKRAEAIILPLELLRHLKPSEFNNGEEFYQWQRRKLKILEEGLLLHPSVPLEKSDSFAVKLTDIIKSSETKAIETGKNSETMKTLSHCVVSLASRGLDGKKTDSCHWADGYPLNVYIYIALLYSVFDIKDESLVLDEVDELLELIKKTWPVLGINRSIHNLSLFWVFFKQYVATGEVESDLLGASIVILNDVADDAKRVEKDDIYVKMLACVLNAVKRWSEKRLLDYHGNFDRGTTRIMENVLPLAISATKILEEDVPCYVSVEKGEVADDLDGNTVARYIQSSIRNAFAKILEDQNINGKSQETREVNEVLMKLTRETEELAAKEKDIFTPILKKWNQHAARLAAATLHSCYGTLLKRYLTGTSSFTNEAVLVLQKAKKLEKVLIQMMVDGSATGEDGYKEIISYEVDYIIRRLLKQWIQERLKKSKEFIEQSKESETWNPKSKSEPYAHSAVELVRFAKEAVESFFEIPANIPENLVYDLTDGLGHFFQDYINFVASCGSKQNYLPTLPPLTRCSPDSKFAKLWKIASCNAGVDESSEKAWHSGNNFNPSISRGTQRLYIRLNTLQYLIYQLHSLDKTLSVSQNVISSPKSRKRNKQLGSSYFELCQSAIQVGLQQVSEVAAYRLIFLDSSSVFYGSLYAGDVMNARIIPALRTLKQNIAILCEIITNGAQILALKEVMKASFEAYLMVLLAGGSSRAFSRSDHAMIEEDFRDLKKLLCTCGESLIVEDVLEREAEMIEGVVALMSESTEQLIEHFNIVACEASGIGFMVEGLKLPIPRTGKWNRSDPDTILRILCHRNEEGANQFLKKTFQLAKRRASIVVQKE; encoded by the exons ATGCCATGCGATTCTGACATGGACTCGGACTCCTCATCAGATCTCATTTACCCATTCGGGAAACTAGATGGTGTTTTCAGCGAAGATTTTCTTGAAGCCGCCGGAGAAATCTTCTTCACTGCATGCAGGTCTTCGCCCGGGTTTGGTGGCCGAAGCGCTGCCACAAAACACAATCCATCAGCTGATAATGGGGCGGATGGGATCGGGTCGGGTCCTGGGTCTCCTGTCAAGTGGTCTGGGGTTGGGATGGCGGTGACGAGCCGGTTAAAGAGGGCGTTGGGATTGAAGATGGTGAAGAAGTCTCCGCCGTCGAGGCGGGCGAGCATGTGCGGGTCGAACCCGTCGAGTGGGATGGTTTTCACTGAGGCGCAAGCCGCGAGGGCGAGGCGGCCGATGACTGCAGCGGAGGTAATGAGGAGGCAGTTGAGGATGACAGAGGAGAGTGACAACAGGCTACGTAAAACTATCACAAGAACCCTTGTTGGCAAA ACAAGTAAGCGAGCAGAGGCGATCATCCTTCCTCTCGAACTACTCCGCCATCTTAAACCATCCGAATTTAACAACGGAGAGGAATTCTATCAATGGCAGAGACGGAAGTTGAAGATTCTAGAGGAGGGACTCCTCCTCCACCCTTCAGTTCCACTAGAAAAATCAGACTCCTTTGCTGTTAAACTTACAGACATAATTAAATCTTCAGAAACGAAGGCAATAGAAACCGGGAAAAACTCCGAAACCATGAAAACACTTAGCCATTGTGTCGTATCTTTAGCAAGCCGAGGCCTTGATGGCAAGAAAACTGATTCATGCCATTGGGCCGATGGATACCCTTTAAATGTCTACATTTACATCGCCTTGTTGTACTCGGTGTTCGATATTAAGGATGAGAGTCTAGTCCTGGATGAGGTTGATGAGTTGCTCGAACTGATAAAGAAAACATGGCCTGTGTTGGGGATTAACCGGTCAATCCACAACTTGTCTCTCTTTTGGGTATTTTTCAAGCAATATGTTGCGACCGGAGAGGTGGAGTCGGATCTTCTGGGGGCTTCGATCGTGATCTTGAATGACGTAGCAGACGATGCTAAAAGGGTTGAAAAAGATGACATTTATGTTAAGATGTTGGCTTGTGTGTTGAATGCTGTAAAGAGATGGTCTGAGAAGAGATTGCTGGATTATCACGGGAATTTCGATCGAGGGACAACTCGCATAATGGAAAATGTTCTTCCTTTAGCTATTTCAGCCACAAAGATATTGGAAGAGGATGTACCTTGCTATGTTAGTGTAGAAAAAGGAGAAGTGGCTGATGATTTAGATGGCAATACGGTTGCTCGATACATCCAATCGTCGATAAGAAATGCGTTTGCTAAG ATTCTAGAAGATCAAAACATCAATGGGAAGAGTCAAGAAACAAGAGAAGTGAATGAGGTGCTGATGAAACTTACCAGAGAAACCGAAGAGTTGGCAGCGAAGGAGAAGGATATATTCACCCCTATTCTCAAGAAATGGAACCAGCATGCTGCTAGACTTGCTGCTGCGACTCTGCATTCTTGCTACGGCACATTGCTGAAACGGTACCTAACTGGAACATCCTCGTTCACAAACGAAGCAGTGTTGGTCTTACAGAAGGCTAAAAAGCTCGAAAAGGTGCTGATACAAATGATGGTTGATGGCTCTGCTACTGGTGAAGATGGATACAAAGAAATCATTTCTTACGAAGTTGATTATATCATAAGAAGATTGTTAAAACAATGGATTCAAGAAAGGTTGAAAAAAAGCAAGGAATTTATCGAGCAATCAAAAGAAAGTGAA ACATGGAATCCAAAGAGCAAGAGTGAGCCATACGCGCATTCGGCGGTGGAACTAGTGAGATTCGCCAAGGAAGCTGTGGAGAGCTTTTTTGAAATTCCGGCTAACATACCTGAGAACTTAGTTTATGATCTTACGGATGGATTGGGGCATTTCTTCCAAGATTACATTAATTTTGTTGCATCATGTG GATCAAAACAAAACTACCTCCCTACACTTCCTCCTCTGACAAGATGTAGCCCTGACTCAAAATTTGCAAAACTTTGGAAGATAGCATCTTGCAATGCCGGTGTAGACGAGTCAAGCGAAAAAGCATGGCATTCCGGAAACAACTTTAATCCATCCATAAGTCGAGGGACACAACGTCTTTACATTAGGCTCAACACCTTGCAGTACCTTATCTACCAACTTCACTCCTTAGATAAAACACTATCCGTCTCCCAAAATGTGATTTCTTCACCTAAAAGCCGTAAAAGAAACAAGCAACTTGGAAGTTCCTATTTCGAACTATGCCAATCTGCCATCCAAGTCGGGTTACAACAAGTGTCGGAAGTTGCAGCCTATCGTCTGATATTCCTTGACTCGAGCTCGGTTTTCTATGGAAGTTTATATGCTGGAGATGTGATGAATGCAAGAATTATACCAGCACTGAGAACACTGAAGCAAAATATTGCTATTCTATGCGAAATAATTACTAACGGGGCTCAGATACTAGCTCTAAAAGAAGTGATGAAGGCTTCGTTTGAGGCCTACCTAATGGTTTTGCTGGCCGGCGGGAGTTCGCGGGCCTTTTCTAGATCTGATCATGCCATGATTGAAGAAGATTTTAGAGATTTAAAGAAGCTTTTGTGTACATGTGGAGAAAGTTTGATAGTCGAAGATGTGCTTGAACGGGAAGCTGAGATGATCGAAGGTGTGGTGGCATTGATGAGCGAATCAACCGAGCAACTAATCGAGCATTTCAACATCGTGGCTTGTGAAGCTAGTGGGATAGGTTTCATGGTTGAAGGTCTGAAACTACCCATTCCGCGGACAGGGAAATGGAACCGGTCTGATCCCGACACCATATTGAGAATCCTTTGCCATAGAAATGAGGAAGGGGCTAACCAATTCTTGAAGAAAACATTCCAACTGGCAAAGAGAAGGGCATCTATTGTGGTGCAAAAAGAATAA